A region from the Euzebyales bacterium genome encodes:
- a CDS encoding phosphotransferase family protein: MAEQDGGTDVPGIDRRNLEAWWRGHVDAVDPPLSFSRIEGGLSNLTYEVCDAGGRRWVLRRPPLHGVIQSAHDMAREHRIMAALAGSGVPVPPMIGHEDDARVTGAEFYVMDFVTGPVYRNVEMVETTTDPALRARISEAMVDTLVDLHAVEPDAVGLGDLGRREDWCARQLRRWRRQWEHVATRELPPFVEVHRRLGAAIPPQQGSAIVHGDYRLDNVILTRDGAVAAVVDWELCTLGDPLADLGILGAYWVDADDDVRSLPQAATHLPGFADRADLVARYAQRSGRDVSQFDYYLALAYWRLAAILEGVYARVSTGAYGRDAPEDIEAMPQRVEDLVDAALAATDRAGR; this comes from the coding sequence ATGGCTGAGCAGGACGGCGGCACCGACGTCCCCGGCATCGACCGCCGCAACCTCGAGGCGTGGTGGCGTGGGCACGTCGATGCCGTCGATCCACCCCTGTCGTTCTCGCGGATCGAGGGAGGTCTGTCGAACCTGACCTACGAGGTGTGCGACGCTGGCGGGCGGCGCTGGGTGCTGCGTCGCCCCCCGCTGCACGGCGTCATCCAGTCCGCGCACGACATGGCGCGTGAACATCGGATCATGGCGGCGCTGGCCGGGTCGGGCGTACCCGTCCCGCCGATGATCGGCCACGAGGACGACGCGCGGGTGACCGGCGCCGAGTTCTACGTCATGGACTTCGTCACGGGGCCGGTGTACCGCAACGTCGAGATGGTCGAGACCACCACCGACCCGGCGTTGCGCGCGAGGATCAGCGAGGCGATGGTCGACACGTTGGTCGACCTGCACGCCGTCGAACCGGATGCGGTGGGTCTGGGCGACCTGGGCCGCCGCGAGGACTGGTGCGCCCGTCAACTCCGGCGGTGGCGACGCCAGTGGGAGCATGTGGCAACGCGCGAGCTCCCGCCGTTCGTGGAGGTCCACCGACGTCTGGGTGCCGCCATCCCGCCGCAGCAGGGCTCGGCCATCGTCCACGGCGACTACCGCCTCGACAACGTGATCCTCACCCGGGACGGTGCGGTCGCCGCGGTCGTCGACTGGGAGCTGTGCACGCTGGGCGACCCGCTCGCCGACCTGGGGATCCTCGGCGCCTACTGGGTCGATGCCGACGACGACGTGCGGTCGCTCCCGCAGGCGGCGACCCACCTGCCGGGCTTCGCGGACCGCGCCGACCTGGTCGCCCGGTACGCCCAGCGCTCCGGCCGCGACGTGTCGCAGTTCGACTACTACCTCGCGCTCGCCTACTGGCGGCTGGCGGCGATCCTCGAGGGGGTGTACGCGCGCGTCAGCACGGGTGCCTACGGCCGGGACGCGCCGGAGGACATCGAGGCGATGCCGCAGCGCGTCGAGGACCTCGTCGACGCGGCGCTGGCGGCGACCGACCGGGCCGGGCGCTGA
- a CDS encoding ASKHA domain-containing protein translates to MPDATDKTTAGAHATAEVTFTPAGRRGTVTVGTTVLDAARSLGVDLDSVCGGRGRCGRCQVTLGERPGVVADPARLTAPDATESAYRGRRPLTDGRRLGCAAQIIGDVVIAVPPDSQVHRQVVRKDAGARHLPVYPMTVPRYIEVPAHDEWTDPRRRTTARTAHEIIGQAERLRSALAAQWGLHGVRIAPSALADVQTALVDGGHGVTAAVRDGTTVVAVWPGLRDTLHGVAVDVGSTTLAAHLCELGSGRVLASAGRMNPQIRFGEDLMSRVSYAMSHEGGGRHLTTVVRDALATMVTQLCDEAAVAPDTVVEVTLVGNPVMHHLVLGLDPGPLGSAPFALATTSAVTVPARDLGLPVHAGARAYLPPCVAGHVGADAAAVVVAEAPHRSDALTLIVDVGTNAEIVLGDRDRILAASSPTGPAFEGAQISSGQRAAPGAIERVRVDPDTLEPRLRVIGVDAWSDEPDFADAVGGTGGTGVTGVCGSGIVEAVAELFLAGVIVADGRIVRPQPHPRIVARGRTLAYRLWDDPAIDVTQADVRAIQLAKAALQAGCRLLMDHAGVTEVDRIRLTGAFGAHIDPVYALVLGLLPDCDPAQVTAVTNAAGVGAMMLLLSADARAEVEQVTAQIEKIETALEPAFQEHFVAAMGLPHAHLPYRRLAAAVPLPTAPTPTRRSPRRARVRGG, encoded by the coding sequence GTGCCTGACGCGACCGACAAGACGACGGCGGGAGCGCACGCCACCGCCGAGGTCACGTTCACGCCCGCGGGACGGCGCGGCACCGTCACCGTCGGTACCACCGTCCTCGATGCCGCCCGCAGCCTCGGGGTCGACCTCGACTCGGTGTGCGGCGGGCGAGGTCGGTGTGGTCGTTGCCAGGTGACGCTCGGCGAACGTCCCGGTGTCGTCGCGGATCCGGCGAGGTTGACCGCCCCGGATGCCACGGAGTCGGCGTACCGGGGCCGCCGTCCGCTGACCGACGGACGCCGGCTGGGATGTGCCGCGCAGATCATCGGCGACGTCGTGATCGCCGTCCCGCCCGACAGTCAGGTGCACCGTCAGGTCGTGCGCAAGGACGCCGGGGCGCGCCACCTGCCGGTCTACCCGATGACTGTCCCGCGCTACATCGAGGTGCCGGCCCACGACGAGTGGACGGATCCTCGCAGGCGGACGACGGCGAGGACGGCGCACGAGATCATCGGGCAGGCCGAGCGGCTGCGGTCGGCGCTGGCCGCGCAGTGGGGGCTGCACGGTGTGCGCATCGCCCCCTCAGCGCTGGCCGACGTCCAGACCGCACTGGTCGACGGTGGCCATGGCGTCACGGCCGCGGTGCGTGACGGCACCACGGTCGTCGCCGTGTGGCCGGGACTGCGCGACACGCTGCACGGCGTGGCGGTCGACGTCGGGTCGACCACGCTCGCCGCGCACCTGTGCGAGCTCGGCTCTGGCAGGGTCCTGGCATCGGCTGGCCGCATGAACCCGCAGATCCGGTTCGGCGAGGATCTGATGAGCCGGGTCTCCTACGCGATGAGCCACGAAGGCGGCGGCCGGCATCTCACGACCGTCGTCCGTGACGCGCTCGCGACGATGGTCACCCAACTGTGCGACGAGGCCGCAGTCGCCCCCGACACCGTCGTCGAGGTCACGCTCGTGGGAAACCCGGTCATGCACCACCTGGTGCTCGGGCTCGATCCGGGTCCGCTGGGCTCCGCGCCGTTCGCCCTGGCCACGACATCCGCGGTGACGGTGCCCGCGCGCGACCTGGGCCTGCCCGTCCACGCCGGGGCGCGCGCCTATCTGCCTCCGTGCGTGGCCGGCCACGTCGGCGCCGACGCGGCCGCCGTCGTCGTGGCCGAGGCCCCCCACCGGTCCGACGCGCTCACGCTGATCGTCGACGTCGGCACCAACGCCGAGATCGTCCTCGGCGACCGGGACCGCATCCTCGCCGCGTCGTCACCGACGGGGCCAGCGTTCGAGGGCGCGCAGATCTCGTCGGGTCAACGCGCCGCTCCCGGCGCCATCGAGCGCGTGCGCGTCGATCCCGACACCCTGGAGCCGCGCCTGCGTGTCATCGGTGTCGATGCGTGGTCCGACGAGCCGGACTTCGCCGATGCGGTCGGCGGGACCGGCGGGACCGGCGTGACCGGCGTGTGCGGATCCGGCATCGTCGAGGCCGTCGCGGAGCTGTTCCTGGCGGGCGTCATCGTCGCGGACGGCAGGATCGTGCGGCCACAACCGCACCCTCGGATCGTCGCACGTGGGCGCACCCTGGCGTACCGGTTGTGGGACGATCCGGCGATCGACGTCACGCAGGCCGACGTGCGGGCGATCCAGCTCGCCAAGGCCGCGCTGCAGGCCGGGTGCAGGCTGCTCATGGACCACGCGGGCGTGACGGAGGTCGATCGGATCCGGCTGACCGGAGCGTTCGGCGCACACATCGATCCCGTGTATGCGCTGGTGCTCGGCCTGCTGCCCGACTGCGACCCCGCGCAGGTCACCGCTGTCACCAACGCGGCAGGTGTCGGCGCGATGATGCTGCTGTTGTCGGCGGACGCACGGGCCGAGGTCGAACAGGTGACGGCACAGATCGAGAAGATCGAGACGGCCCTCGAGCCGGCGTTCCAAGAGCACTTCGTCGCGGCCATGGGCCTGCCGCACGCGCACCTGCCCTACCGGCGACTCGCGGCGGCCGTGCCGCTGCCGACGGCGCCGACACCCACGCGGCGCTCACCAAGGCGGGCGCGCGTGCGCGGCGGTTGA
- a CDS encoding dihydropteroate synthase, producing MTSTHTVVSSASREVVMGRDRPFVVIGERINPTGRRALAAEMAAGDFTRVCADALAQVSAGAAMLDVNAGIPLADEPAILAEAVRQVQAVTAAPLSIDSSVVAALNAGLDAYEGKPLVNSVTGEEDRLESVLPLVARHGAAVVAITNDESGISEDPDVRFEVARTIVNRAADHGIPPADIVVDPLVMPIAAIGSAARDVLRLVGRLRDELGVNTTCGASNISFGLPGRAGINAAFLAMAIGAGMTSAITNPLEEEIRRTVHAGDVLTGADANCAAWIERHRAADGPVDGVRRRTNRRRARAGA from the coding sequence ATGACCAGCACCCACACCGTCGTCAGCTCCGCGTCCCGCGAGGTGGTGATGGGCCGCGATCGACCGTTCGTCGTGATCGGCGAGCGCATCAACCCCACCGGTCGTCGCGCGCTGGCCGCCGAGATGGCCGCGGGCGACTTCACGCGGGTGTGTGCCGACGCGTTGGCGCAGGTCTCCGCCGGCGCGGCCATGCTCGACGTGAACGCGGGGATCCCGCTCGCCGATGAGCCGGCGATCCTGGCCGAGGCCGTCCGGCAGGTACAGGCCGTGACCGCTGCGCCGCTGTCGATCGATTCGTCGGTCGTCGCGGCCCTCAACGCCGGGCTCGACGCCTACGAGGGCAAACCGCTGGTCAACTCGGTGACCGGCGAGGAGGATCGGCTCGAGAGCGTGCTGCCGCTGGTGGCCCGCCACGGCGCCGCGGTGGTCGCGATCACCAACGACGAGTCGGGCATCTCCGAGGACCCGGACGTGCGGTTCGAGGTCGCCCGCACGATCGTCAACAGGGCTGCGGACCACGGCATCCCCCCCGCCGACATCGTGGTCGACCCGCTGGTGATGCCGATCGCAGCGATCGGGTCCGCGGCCCGCGACGTGCTGCGACTGGTGGGCCGGCTGCGCGACGAGCTCGGCGTGAACACGACGTGTGGCGCGTCGAACATCAGCTTCGGGCTGCCCGGCCGCGCCGGGATCAACGCCGCGTTCCTGGCGATGGCGATCGGCGCCGGGATGACCTCGGCCATCACCAACCCGCTCGAGGAGGAGATACGCCGGACCGTGCACGCCGGCGACGTGCTGACCGGCGCGGACGCCAACTGCGCGGCGTGGATCGAACGGCACCGCGCCGCCGATGGTCCGGTCGACGGTGTGCGACGCCGCACGAACCGACGCCGCGCACGAGCCGGTGCCTGA
- a CDS encoding DUF1638 domain-containing protein, which translates to MARRVLVIACGALARELHAVIAANDLDAFTVSYLSADLHTTPSRIPDAVEERLLALSDGYDDVFVAYGDCGTAGRLDAVLERLGATRLPGAHCYEFLASSTVFAQLHDAEPTTFYVTDFLLRQFDRLVWRGLGLDRWPHLRDDYFGNYTRLVYLSQFPPTSAHLDGAQRAADLLGLRLEHIHVGTGDVAPALLSIGRRPEPTP; encoded by the coding sequence GCGAGTTGCATGCCGTCATCGCCGCCAACGACCTCGACGCGTTCACCGTCAGCTACCTGTCCGCCGACCTGCACACCACGCCGTCGAGGATCCCGGACGCCGTCGAGGAGCGCCTGCTCGCGCTGTCGGACGGCTACGACGACGTGTTCGTCGCCTACGGCGACTGCGGCACGGCGGGGCGCCTCGACGCGGTGCTCGAACGACTCGGCGCCACACGGCTGCCGGGCGCGCACTGCTACGAGTTCCTCGCGTCGTCGACGGTGTTCGCGCAACTGCACGATGCCGAGCCGACGACGTTCTACGTGACCGACTTCCTGCTGCGCCAGTTCGACCGCCTGGTGTGGCGGGGACTGGGACTCGATCGCTGGCCCCACCTGCGCGACGACTACTTCGGCAACTACACCCGTCTCGTCTACCTGTCACAGTTCCCGCCGACGAGCGCGCATCTCGACGGCGCGCAGCGCGCGGCCGACCTGCTGGGGCTCCGGCTCGAGCACATCCACGTGGGCACGGGCGACGTGGCGCCAGCGCTGCTGTCGATCGGGCGACGACCGGAACCCACGCCATGA